CGCGAGGAGCTGCGCAAGGTCCGCGACCGCCTGCCCGGCTACCAGGTCTGCGTGGAGCTGCGCAATCGGACCTGGCTGGCCGACGAGCGGGACCGCGAGCGCACCCTCGGCCTGCTCGCCGAACTGGGCCTGCCGCTGGTCTGCGTGGACATGCCCCAGGGGTTCCGCTCGTCCATGCCGAGGCTGGCCGAGGCGACCAGCCCCGAGCTTGCAGTGGTCCGCTTCCACGGCCGCGACCCCGAGGCCTGGAAGCACAAGGGCCCCACGGCCGGCCCCCGCTTCCGCTACCTGTACGACGAGCGGGAGCTGCGCGAATGGGTGCCACGCATCGAGCACCTGGCCGACGAGGCCCGCGAGGTCCACGTAGTGATGAACAATTGTTATCAGGACTACGCGGTGCAGGGTGCTCGCGCCATTGCATCGCTTCTGAGCAGCGAGAACCCTGAGATGGTGGTCAAGGCGACTTGAGCGCGGCGCTTAAAGTCGGCATAATCAAGGCATGACCCGCCCTCACCGTGTCCGCCTCGGCGGCAACCTGTTCCACCCGATCGTCCCGCCGGGTGCGGTTGGCATCACCCGCCAGCTCGGCCCGTGGGGCAACCCGCACCGGGTCGGGAAGCCCTGCCGCGCGTGCCCCGGCGTCACCCACGACCTCGAGCAGGCGCTCGCCCTGCACCGCCGGGACCTCGACGCCGACCCCGACCAGACGGCCGCCGTGCGCCGGCACCTGGCTGGCCAGAACCTGGCGTGCTGGTGCCCGGCGGGTGGGCGGTGCCACGGCGACTACCTGCTCAAGGTGGCCAACAAGCCATGACGCACCCCGAGTTCGCGCTCCTCGGCACGAGCTGGGAGCTCGCCCTGCGCGCCGATGGCTACTCGGACTCGACCGTGCGGTCCTACCGGCAGGCGGTCGCGAGCCTGGCCGCCTGGCTCACTGAGACGGGCCAAGCCGACATCGGCCCGGCCGAGCTCACGCGCGACCACATCCGCGACTGGCTCGTCCACCGGCGCGAGACCGCGTCCAGCTCCACCGCCCGCGCCGAGTTCTCGGGCGTCCGCCACTTCGCGCGCTTCCTCGTCGAGGAGGGCGAGGCGGCCCGGGACGCCACCCAAGGGATCCGCACTCCCGCGGCGGGCGACCCCGAGACCCCGGTCCTGTCGGTCGAGGACCTCCGCCGCCTGCTCGCCACCTGCGCCGGGCAGGACTTCGTGGCGCGGCGGGACGCCGCGGTGATCCTGCTGTTCGCCGACGGCGGCCTGCGCCGGAGCGAGCTGGCCGGCCTGCAGGTGGCCGACGTCGACCTCGCCGACCGGATCGTCTGCGTTGCCGGCAAGGGCTCCCGCCGCGCGGTGCCGCGGCACCGCGCCGTTCCCGTCGGCGTCAAGACCGCCAGGGCGCTCGACAGGTACCTCCGGGAGCGCCGCCGCCACCCCTACGCCGACTCCCCCGCCTTGTGGCTCGGCGGCCGGGGCCGCCCGCTGCTGAGTGACAGCGGGGTGGAGAAGATGCTCGAACGCCGCGGCGAGCTGGCTGGCCTGACGGGCCTCCACGCGCACGTGTTCCGCCACACCTGGGCGAGCCAGTTCCGCTCGGCCGGCGGCAACGAGGGTGACCTCATGGTCCTCGGCGGCTGGCACTCCAGGGCGATGCTGGACCGCTACGGCAAGGTGCAGGCGGGCGACCGGGCGGCCGAGGCGGCCCGGCGGCTGTCGCTCGGGGACCGGCTCTAAGCACGTCACCAGACGTTCTGCTCGTAACCGAGGCCAGCGACCAAAGGCCTTCCCATCAAGTTACGGACAGGACTTCTGAGGTGCTGCTTAGGCATAGGCGTCTTGGCGGCCGGCGGCGACCGCCTGCTCGGCCAGCGCGACTCCCGCAGCCCGGCGGCGAGCAGCAGAAGCGTGCGCGCCTCAGCGGAGTGGTCGCCCTCGACGTGACCGGGTGGTCCAGCCGTCCGGCACCCCGGACCCAGCGGCCGCCCAGCCTGGCCTGCCCGGGACCTGACCGGCGCGGCCAGGCGCTACCGGGGCGGTCAGGCACCGTCCCGCTCGGCGCCCGGGACCTGACCGGGGCGGTCAGGCACCGCCCTGCCCGGCCGTCGGGGCGAGGCCGGCGGTGGCCAGCGCGGCCCTGAGGCGGCGGACCGGGCCTTCGAGGCCGCGCGCCGCAGCCAGGGCGTCGAGGCGCTCGCGGTCGGGGGGGTGGGACGGGGTGGCGGTCCAGGCGACGTCGGTGGCGACCGGCACGATCCGCCGCATCGCCGCGAGGTACTCGCCGCTGCCCTCGAGCGCGCTGGCCAGGCGTGGCGCCAGCCGCCCGCGGCCAGCGACCAGCTCGTCCAGGCTGGCGAACTCCGAGACGAGCCTGGCGGCGGTCTTCTCCCCGACCCCGGCGATCCCGGGCAGGCCGTCGGACGGGTCGCCGCGCAGGATGGCGTAGTCGACGTAGCGGCTGGGCGGGACGCCGTACCGGGCGGCCACGGTCGCCTCGTCGAAGCGGGTGAGCTGCGAGGTCCCCTTGACCGGGAACAGCACCCAGGCGACCGGGTCGCGCACCACCTGGAGCAGGTCCCGGTCGCCGGTGACGACCGCGAGGCGCTCGTCGGGGCCGGCCGCCGCGGCGACTGTGCCGATGACGTCGTCGGCCTCGTACCCCTGGGCCTCGGCGACCGGCAGCCCGGCCGCCTCGAGCACCGCGCGCAGCACCGGGACCTGGCCGGGCAGCTCCGGTGGGTCGTCGGGGCGGCTGGCCTTGTAGCCGGGCCAGGCCTCGACCCGCCACTGCGGGCGCCAGTCGGCGTCCAGGACGTGCAGGACGGCGCCCGGGCGGTGGTCGATCAGCAGGCGGGAGAACATGTCGAGGTAGCCGCGGACCGCGTTCACGGGCACGCCGTCAGGGTCGGCGATGGACTTGGGCAGGGCGAAGAACGCCCGGTACACGATGCTCGGCGAGTCGAGCACCAGCAGGGTGGGCCGTGGGCTGTCCATGCCAGGAGCATGCCACGGACGGCCCGGGCGCGGGGCCGGTCCCGCCGCCGCAACGGCCCGCACGCGGGGCTGTTCCCGCCGCCGCAGCGGCCCCGCACGGGCCGCCCCGACCGGCCGATTTGCCAAACGGGCAGGTCAGTGAAGTATCGTTCACCCGTCCGTGACCCCCCGACACGGATCGGATGTTCCCGAACCCCCTTCAGGGAGCGCAGTCGCAC
Above is a genomic segment from Actinomycetes bacterium containing:
- a CDS encoding DUF72 domain-containing protein — its product is MRFYASQFPLVEVDATYYYLPSEEQAGLWVDRTPPGFVFNVKAFSLLTGHPTRRNALPDDLAELIEPEHRAKQRLYASHLPEEAVEEAWRRFHAALLPLDSAGKLGSVLLQFPEWFGPRHSSREELRKVRDRLPGYQVCVELRNRTWLADERDRERTLGLLAELGLPLVCVDMPQGFRSSMPRLAEATSPELAVVRFHGRDPEAWKHKGPTAGPRFRYLYDERELREWVPRIEHLADEAREVHVVMNNCYQDYAVQGARAIASLLSSENPEMVVKAT
- a CDS encoding DUF4326 domain-containing protein; its protein translation is MTRPHRVRLGGNLFHPIVPPGAVGITRQLGPWGNPHRVGKPCRACPGVTHDLEQALALHRRDLDADPDQTAAVRRHLAGQNLACWCPAGGRCHGDYLLKVANKP
- a CDS encoding tyrosine-type recombinase/integrase, coding for MTHPEFALLGTSWELALRADGYSDSTVRSYRQAVASLAAWLTETGQADIGPAELTRDHIRDWLVHRRETASSSTARAEFSGVRHFARFLVEEGEAARDATQGIRTPAAGDPETPVLSVEDLRRLLATCAGQDFVARRDAAVILLFADGGLRRSELAGLQVADVDLADRIVCVAGKGSRRAVPRHRAVPVGVKTARALDRYLRERRRHPYADSPALWLGGRGRPLLSDSGVEKMLERRGELAGLTGLHAHVFRHTWASQFRSAGGNEGDLMVLGGWHSRAMLDRYGKVQAGDRAAEAARRLSLGDRL
- a CDS encoding 5'-3' exonuclease, which translates into the protein MDSPRPTLLVLDSPSIVYRAFFALPKSIADPDGVPVNAVRGYLDMFSRLLIDHRPGAVLHVLDADWRPQWRVEAWPGYKASRPDDPPELPGQVPVLRAVLEAAGLPVAEAQGYEADDVIGTVAAAAGPDERLAVVTGDRDLLQVVRDPVAWVLFPVKGTSQLTRFDEATVAARYGVPPSRYVDYAILRGDPSDGLPGIAGVGEKTAARLVSEFASLDELVAGRGRLAPRLASALEGSGEYLAAMRRIVPVATDVAWTATPSHPPDRERLDALAAARGLEGPVRRLRAALATAGLAPTAGQGGA